TTGCGATCTCTGTATCGCCTGCCCAGTCGGACCAATACGTTAGCAAGCGGCGGTCTTCCCAAGGGAAGCCGAACAGGATTGCGAGCATACCGGTGGTGAGTTCGATCGAGACTGTATCGACCCAATCGAAGACTTCGCCCCTCGGCAGCGAGTCGAGCAATTCGCCGGTGCGCTGGCGAATTTCTTCATCCATCCGCTTCATTTCTTTGGGTGTAAAAGCGGGGGCGACCGTGCGGCGCTGGCCGGTATGTTTGGGCCGGTCCATCGCGATAAACATCGGAAGCTCCAACCCTTCCTCTTCCTCGCGCTCGAGAATAGTGATGCCGCCATGCTCCCAACTGGAAGAGAACAGCTCGGGGAGCGCCTCGACATGCTGGATCGCCTTGTTGGAAACCACATTCCAATACGGGCCATAGGGGCTTTCAGGGACGTAATGCAGTGGCCCTTTTGCGCGCATTTCGGCAAAGATCGGCTGCCAGCGATCTTCGAAATAGATATCACTGCGGCTGACATCATAGGGATGCGTATGCTGCGGCGTGTCTTCAGGATGCTGCTTCAGATGTTCGACCAGCACTTCATAGGCGGTCGGTGACGTGCGGTATTCGGGCTTTTCCGGCGCAATGGTGGCCATGTACATTCTCTCCTTCGCCGCACCCTGTTGTCAGGCGTCAACGTTACAGCCGCATCCTGCGCTTACTTACCCCATTGTCAATAGTGCGTTTCGATTTGCGACTGATTCTTGCTTCCTGACGACAGGATGCTGCGCCCATCGGCGAGTCATGTCGCGCGTCGCCGCCAGAAGCCCTTTCGGCTTTTCTTCGCGCCTCGCGGACCTGACTGCATGACTTTGCGCTTGAACAAGGTTGAGCCGGCACGGACGAACAGCGCTACAGCAAATCCTTGCCATGCGAGTGCAACAAGGTGCGGCCACAGTGCTGCATCCTGTGCCGCCCGGGCAAGCATCGCATAGGGCGAACTAACCGGAAAAATTACAGCGAAAAGTTCGATCGGTTCACCGGGAAATTTCATCGCATAGGTCGCGAGGAAGAATACGCCGAGCTGCAACATTGTCGCAGGCATGGACAGCGTTTGCACATCGCGGACGGTGGGAGCCATCGATCCGATGGCGAGAAAGACCGATCCGATCAGGAGATAGGCCATGGCGAAATAGATCAGGAACAGCGCGACAAAGACCGGCCAGCCGACCGCTGGCGCGGGGATATCGGGCAGTCCGTCTGATCCTATCCACATCACCGCTCCGCCCAAGCTGCCCCACACCCCGATGCCGACAAAGCTCACGGCCAGCATGGCAAATAATTTGCCGAGGAACACCGCATCCATGGGGATTGCCGCAGCGAGAATTTCGATAATCTTGTTGGCCTTCTCTTCGACAAGATTGGACAGAACCATACCCGCGAGCAGCATTGTCAGGAGAAACAGCAGAGTGATTGCAGCAGTCGCCGTTGCCGAATTTGCACTGCGTTTCACCGCCATACTTGTCGATGTCGGCGCCAGCGCAACTTCGGGATAGTTTTCAGGCTCCCCCAATGCCCGCGCTGCGACCAGCGCAACTTCGCCTTCCCAGCTGTTTATACGGCCTTCGGTACCGGTCAGTTCGGGTAGGGCCAGACTACCGGTTAAAACGGCTCCGAAATTCTTGCTGCCATCTGTCAACAACGCATCGGGAAGCAAGTCCTCGCCTTCTGGAACCACTTCAATATCCGGTAAGCGTACGAGTTTTGCCAAAGCGCCATGCGCCTCGACAAATGCATCGCTCTCATTTGCTGCCAGAGAGATTGCGAGTTTGGGGCTGGCCTGGCTATCGGACGCTGATGCGCCGAGCAATCCTGCTCCGACGCTGATGCCGATAAAAAACAGCGGCCCCAGCAAGAACAGCAGGAACGCCTTGCTGAACAGAACGGCCCGGACGTCCCGGCGCGCGATTACCATCGCTGCGCGCCAGATCGACAGGCGCGATTTTTTCGGGGCAATATTGCTCATAGGGAGTTCTCGTTCGCATTGTCTTGTTCGATCGCACGCGCGGCCGCCTCACCGGCGATATGGACGAAAGCGTCGTGCAATCCTGCCCGTTCGATGGACAGCGACTGTATTCCCGCATTGCCTTCAATCAGCGAACGGAGCAGGTCTTCAATGCCGCTGTCAGGGAGCGGGAAGGAGAAGAAATCTCCTTCCCGCCTGGTATCGGCTGGCAATGCCTCACGCCATTTCCCGTCGCGTTCGCGCGTTTCGAGCCGGACTTGTGCAGGGATACGGTCTCGTGCCGCTTCGACCGATCCGGCATAGGGGACTTTGCCGCCCGCGATGATCGCTACGCCTTCACAAAGCCGTTCTGCATGGTGAATGACGTGAGTCGAGAAGATTACTGTTGTGCCGTCATCGGCAAGTTCGCGGATCATCCGTTCGAGCTTGCCTTGGTTGATTGCATCGAGTCCGGAAAAAGGCTCATCGAGTATCACCAGCTTAGGGTGATGGACCAGCGTTCCGAGCAATTGAACCGTCTGCGCCATCCCTTTCGACAGCTGCCTGATCTGCTTGTTAGCAGCATGGTCGAGGTCGTGTTTCCTGAGCAATTCCAGTCCGCGCGCACGGCCCTGGTCGAGCGGCAATCCTCTCAGCGCGCCCATAAAGGCGATTGCCTCAATTGCTTTCATCGCCGGATATAGGCCGCGCTCTTCGGGCAGATATCCGACCAGCTTTGCAATCTCGTGCGGACGATCATTGCCGAATATTTTCCGCACACCGGCATCAGGATCGATAATGCCCAGCAGCATCCGTAAAGTTGTGGTCTTGCCAGCGCCATTCGGGCCAAGGATGCCGTAGATCGCGCCCTCGGGCACCAAAATATCGACACCATCAACTGCCAGTGTCCCGTCGAAGTTTTTAACCAAGCCGCGTGCCTCGATGGCTAGCGGGCGCGTATCGTTTGGCGGGCTGGTTTGATCCATAAAGGCGTCTGTCTCTTCATATCCACGCCCGTTGTGTTCGGGGTGCGTATCGCTTAGCGGCATGTGCATGCGCGCCGGTTACGCGCTGCCTATGAACGGGAGTAACCCCAATCGTGGTTAACGCGCCAGTAATTGTTGGGCTTAAGGATCGTCTGATAGAAGAGGCGCGGCGCTTGGGCTTCGCCAGCGTGGGTTTCACCTCGGCTGAAGATGATCCCATTCGCGCAGAGCGGCTGCGCGAATGGCTGGATGCGGGCCATCACGGTTCGATGGAGTGGATGGCGGACCGTGCTGATGTGCGAAAGGGCCCGCAAAGCATGTGGCCCGAGGCGCAGAGCGTGATTGCGCTGGGTATGAGCTATGCGCCCGATGGCGATCCGCTGGCACTGGAGGAGTATCCCGAGAAAGCACGGATATCGGTTTATGCTCGCGGCCGTGATTATCACGATACGGTCAAAAAGGCGCTGAAGACCTTGGCAAGGTGGCTGGTGGCGGAGGCGAATACGCTTGGCGTCGAAGAGCCGCAGCTCAAGGTGTTCGTCGATACCGCGCCGGTAATGGAAAAGCCGCTGGGTGAGGCATCCGGGATCGGCTGGCAGGGCAAGCATAGCAATCTGGTCAGCGGCGAGCATGGTAGCTGGCTGTTCCTTGGTGCGATCTACACGACAGTTCCGTTTGCGCCGGATGAACCGCATGACGATCAATGCGGGTCATGCACTGCGTGCCATGATGCCTGTCCGACAGATGCTTTTCCGCAGCCCTATGTGGTCGATGCGCGGCGCTGCATTTCTTACCTGACGATCGAGCATAAAGGCCCAATCCCTGAGGAGTTCCGCAAACCGATCGGGAACCGCATCTACGGCTGCGATGATTGTCTGGCCGTGTGCCCCTGGAATAAATTTGCAGATACAGCGGCGCGGCACAAAGCGTTCGTTGCGCGTGAGGAGTTAATTGCGCCCAACCTGGCGGATTTTCTCGTGCTGGATGATGCGGCGTTTCGAACGCTGTTTTCTGGCTCGCCGATTAAACGCATTGGGCGTGACCGGTTTGTAAGGAACTGTCTGATCGCTGCGGGCAATAGCAATGATCAGGCGCTAGTGCCGTTGGTTGAAGGGCTCGCAATAGACCCCGATCCAGTAGTTGCTGAGGCGGCTGGATGGGCGCTAGCTCAACTAAGCTAGTCTTCGCTATGCTCGCCCAAATTGGGAGCATGACCCAGACGATCTGCCTTCCATCCGGAGAACCGTGACGGCTCGCGCGTTTGCCGGATTTTCCCTTCGGTCGGATGCTGTGACGCCGTGAAGAAGCCGGTCGCGTCCAGATGTGGGTCATCGAGCATGTCATCTAGATCGCGCACTGCCATTGCCGGGATTTCGGCTTCGCGGAAGACGTCCAGCCATTCAGCGGTGGTGCGAGATGGAGCAAGTTCAGCGATTTTAGCATAGAGTTCTGGCAGGGCGGCGGTGAGCCCTTGGGGCGTAGAAAACCGTTCTTGTGCGGCGAATTCCGCGTCACCCATGAGGCCTATCACAAGCTGGAAATGGCCGGGCCGGTAAGGCACGATAGAGATATAGCCATCCTTGGTCGGGAAGGGTTGGCGGTCCGGATCGATCTGCCGTGCGTAACCAGCCCCTGCATTGGGTGGATCGAATGTCAGGCCGGCCAAATGCTCTTTCATTATAAAGCTGGTGAATGCCTCGAACATCGGCACTTCGACCACTTGCCCTTCATCGGTTCGCATCCGGTGGATCACCGCTGCCATTGCCGCATAGGCTGCATGCAACCCCGCGACTTTATCCGCGATCAGCGAGGGAAGGTAGCGCGGCGCCGGATTGCCATCGACACGCGGCAGCAGGCTGGTGGCACCGCTCGCAGCCTGAATCACATCATCATAGGCTTGCAGTCCGTCATAGGGGCCGTCCGATCCGAAGCCGACGCAATGGACATAGATCAGCGCCGGATTAAGTGCACGCATCGCTTCCGCGCCAAAGCCCAGACGATCAATCGCTTCGCTGCGGACATTGTGAATGAAAATATCCGCTTCGGCGATCATGGTTTGCAACCGTTCGGCATCCGCTGCATCTTTCAGGTCGAGCAGAACCGATTTCTTGCCACGATTAAGCGCGATAAATCCCGGGCCCATGCCCTTCGTCTGCGCAGGCTTGCCGGCATAGCGGAAGAAGTCCCCGCCCGGTGCCTCGATTTTGGTTACCTCTGCGCCGAAATCGGCGAGAATTTGTGTGCAATAAGGGCCGAAGACGATGCTGGTCATATCGACCACTTTCAGCCCCGTCAGCATGGGCATTCCGTCATTTGGTGCGAACATAGGTTAGAGCAGGCTTTTTAGAGGAATTTCCACATCGGCCAGCACATCCGGATCGGCTGTCAGCCGCGCATCCACCAGTTTACGTCCTTGCGCATAGTCCTTAACATTGTTGACGCAGTCCAACGCTATCAACCGCCCCTCTTTCAGATACAGAACAGAGAACTTGCGATCTACCGGATCCCCGCGCAGTATTGTTTGATCATAGCCGAGTGACAATCCAGCTGTTTGCAGGCGCAGATCATATTGGTTCGACCAGAACCACGGGAACGCGTGATAAGGCTGCTTGTCGCCCATGATCGATTTTGCGGTGGTGGTCGCCATATCATTGGCGTTCTGGACTGACTCCACGCGGATAACTGCGCCGTCTGCATAAGCATTGGCATGCGCCGCACAGTCACCGATCGCGTGAATGTCATCGAGCGTTGTGCGGCAAAACTC
This genomic window from Pontixanthobacter aestiaquae contains:
- a CDS encoding ABC transporter permease, which gives rise to MSNIAPKKSRLSIWRAAMVIARRDVRAVLFSKAFLLFLLGPLFFIGISVGAGLLGASASDSQASPKLAISLAANESDAFVEAHGALAKLVRLPDIEVVPEGEDLLPDALLTDGSKNFGAVLTGSLALPELTGTEGRINSWEGEVALVAARALGEPENYPEVALAPTSTSMAVKRSANSATATAAITLLFLLTMLLAGMVLSNLVEEKANKIIEILAAAIPMDAVFLGKLFAMLAVSFVGIGVWGSLGGAVMWIGSDGLPDIPAPAVGWPVFVALFLIYFAMAYLLIGSVFLAIGSMAPTVRDVQTLSMPATMLQLGVFFLATYAMKFPGEPIELFAVIFPVSSPYAMLARAAQDAALWPHLVALAWQGFAVALFVRAGSTLFKRKVMQSGPRGAKKSRKGFWRRRAT
- the queG gene encoding tRNA epoxyqueuosine(34) reductase QueG — translated: MVNAPVIVGLKDRLIEEARRLGFASVGFTSAEDDPIRAERLREWLDAGHHGSMEWMADRADVRKGPQSMWPEAQSVIALGMSYAPDGDPLALEEYPEKARISVYARGRDYHDTVKKALKTLARWLVAEANTLGVEEPQLKVFVDTAPVMEKPLGEASGIGWQGKHSNLVSGEHGSWLFLGAIYTTVPFAPDEPHDDQCGSCTACHDACPTDAFPQPYVVDARRCISYLTIEHKGPIPEEFRKPIGNRIYGCDDCLAVCPWNKFADTAARHKAFVAREELIAPNLADFLVLDDAAFRTLFSGSPIKRIGRDRFVRNCLIAAGNSNDQALVPLVEGLAIDPDPVVAEAAGWALAQLS
- a CDS encoding CaiB/BaiF CoA transferase family protein, whose product is MFAPNDGMPMLTGLKVVDMTSIVFGPYCTQILADFGAEVTKIEAPGGDFFRYAGKPAQTKGMGPGFIALNRGKKSVLLDLKDAADAERLQTMIAEADIFIHNVRSEAIDRLGFGAEAMRALNPALIYVHCVGFGSDGPYDGLQAYDDVIQAASGATSLLPRVDGNPAPRYLPSLIADKVAGLHAAYAAMAAVIHRMRTDEGQVVEVPMFEAFTSFIMKEHLAGLTFDPPNAGAGYARQIDPDRQPFPTKDGYISIVPYRPGHFQLVIGLMGDAEFAAQERFSTPQGLTAALPELYAKIAELAPSRTTAEWLDVFREAEIPAMAVRDLDDMLDDPHLDATGFFTASQHPTEGKIRQTREPSRFSGWKADRLGHAPNLGEHSED
- a CDS encoding ABC transporter ATP-binding protein, whose amino-acid sequence is MDQTSPPNDTRPLAIEARGLVKNFDGTLAVDGVDILVPEGAIYGILGPNGAGKTTTLRMLLGIIDPDAGVRKIFGNDRPHEIAKLVGYLPEERGLYPAMKAIEAIAFMGALRGLPLDQGRARGLELLRKHDLDHAANKQIRQLSKGMAQTVQLLGTLVHHPKLVILDEPFSGLDAINQGKLERMIRELADDGTTVIFSTHVIHHAERLCEGVAIIAGGKVPYAGSVEAARDRIPAQVRLETRERDGKWREALPADTRREGDFFSFPLPDSGIEDLLRSLIEGNAGIQSLSIERAGLHDAFVHIAGEAAARAIEQDNANENSL